A single genomic interval of Sebastes umbrosus isolate fSebUmb1 chromosome 11, fSebUmb1.pri, whole genome shotgun sequence harbors:
- the LOC119497590 gene encoding myelin-associated glycoprotein-like: MDEERRMMMFCLLLAAFSSPVFTGEWKANVVKELDALVTSCVVVPCSFTHPKGSLPTTKIRGIWHRSAHRDQRIYFEDSTQVLENFRGRTRLLGHLGQNNCTLEIIDIKDHDNGPYCFRIELVETELSTTDKFSFVEDCVKFTMLPDPPKPTLDHPKTAIQGRPYTVTCSVTHTCPSHVPKLTWSRDTTDDDEVIEVHRETRFGYWETKSILMFTPKKEDDHSDVTCTAHFNGRKTSSQMLTLYVKRSENYNHIIIPTAAAIGTAVIFAVFCIFMVKKYKTRIAELQNQEGSVWNRLSRLSRRTRN; the protein is encoded by the exons ATGGACGAAGAGAGAAGGATGATGATGTTTTGTCTGCTTTTAGCAG CTTTTAGCAGCCCTGTGTTTACCGGAGAATGGAAGGCGAATGTTGTAAAAGAGCTTGACGCCCTGGTCACATCCTGTGTTGTGGTACCCTGTTCATTCACCCATCCTAAAGGAAGCCTGCCCACCACCAAAATCAGAGGGATCTGGCATCGTTCAGCTCACCGAGACCAACGCATCTATTTCGAGGATAGCACGCAGGTCTTGGAAAACTTCAGGGGCCGCACACGGTTGTTGGGACATCTGGGTCAGAACAACTGCACCTTAGAAATTATTGACATCAAAGATCATGACAACGGCCCTTACTGTTTCCGGATTGAATTAGTTGAGACTGAGTTATCCACCACCGACAAGTTCTCCTTTGTGGAGGATTGTGTCAAGTTCACAATGCTCC CTGATCCTCCGAAACCTACTCTTGATCACCCAAAGACAGCCATTCAAGGACGTCCCTACACTGTCACCTGCTCAGTCACCCATACCTGCCCCTCCCATGTGCCTAAACTCACATGGAGCAGGGACACTACAGATGATGATGAGGTGATTGAGGTCCACAGAGAAACTCGTTTTGGCTACTGGGAGACAAAGTCCATCCTGATGTTCACTCCTAAGAAGGAGGACGACCACAGTGATGTCACCTGCACAGCACATTTTAATGGAAGGAAGACGTCCTCTCAAATGTTGACTCTCTATGTAAAAC gTTCAGAAAACTACAACCACATCATCATTCCCACAGCGGCGGCGATCGGTACAGCTGTGATCTTTGCAGTCTTCTGCATTTTTATGGTGAAAAAATACAA GACACGCATTGCAGAGCTCCAAAATCAAGAGGGCAG TGTGTGGAACCGTCTTTCCAGACTGTCTCGCAG GACCAGAAACTGA